GGCCAGGGTCCACCGCGCGCAGCACCTCATCGCTCACGTCCAGCGCCGCAATCAACTGGTCCGCGTAGAAGTTCGCGACCGGCCGCTCCTCCTCGAGCGACGTCGCGTAGAACCCGTTGTCCAGCAGGCTCTCGCCCGGACGGCTGACCTGGGAAACCGCGCCGCGCACGCAGTGGTGGTTGGTCACGACCAGGCCGTGGGGGGAAACAAACGAGGCGGAGCAGCCTGGAATGCGCAACGCCGCCAGCCGCGCGCGCTCGAACCAGGCCGCGCTGGCCTCGAAGCCGTACGTCTCCGAGAAGTAGCGTGCGGGCGGGTACTCGAACGTCCACATCTTGCCGTGGTCGAAGCGGCCGGCGCGGATCGTGTCCGCTGTCTGCGCAGGAGTGCGCCCGGCCGGGACGAGCGCCAGGGCCAGGGCGAAAGCGAGGGATAATGCGCGGTCACAGGTCTTCATTTCACTCTCCTGCTGCCGGCGTCCTACGAAAGGTATTGTAGTGACGCGCCGGGCAACCCGCACGCCGCTGGAATGCCTGCAGGATGCGCTCAGGGGCTGGCTCTTGCGATCGAGTCCCTGGCGGGATTAGATTCCACAACGGTTCCAAAATGGCATCCGTCAGTTTGGGAGGACTGGTGGCCACGATTACGATCAAGAAGGTTCCCGAGCCCCTGTATGAAGAGCTGCGGCGCAGTGCGAAGCGCAACCGCCGGAGCATCAACCAGGAGGCGATCGCCTGCTTCGAGCGGGTGCTGAGGCCGCGGCGCGTGGACGCTGAGGCATTTCTAGCCGACTTGAGGCGGCTGCACGAAAGGCTTCCGCGCATCGACCTGCCGCTCGAGGATGTTGAGGCGGGGATCAACGAGGGCCGTCCTTGATCATTGCCGACACGAACCTGCTGGTTGATCTCCTGGTCCACGGTGACCGCACGGCCGATGCCCGGCGGGTGTTCCGGCGGGATCCCGACTGGAGAGCGCCGCTCTTGTGGCGCAGCGAGTTTCGGAACGTGCTCCGGTTCCTCATCCGTCGCGGTCTTTTTTCGCTGGCCGACGCACTCGAG
The sequence above is a segment of the Gemmatimonadota bacterium genome. Coding sequences within it:
- a CDS encoding S46 family peptidase codes for the protein MKTCDRALSLAFALALALVPAGRTPAQTADTIRAGRFDHGKMWTFEYPPARYFSETYGFEASAAWFERARLAALRIPGCSASFVSPHGLVVTNHHCVRGAVSQVSRPGESLLDNGFYATSLEEERPVANFYADQLIAALDVSDEVLRAVDPG